The genomic interval CGGTCTGGCCGCCCAACAACCACCAGACCATCGCGCTCGAAACGTTTGCCAAGAAAGTCAAGGAGATGACCGGCGGCGAACTGGAGATCGTGGTGCTCAGCGGAGGCGCGCTCGGATACAAGGGACCGGAGTTGCTCAAGACCGTGCGGGATGGCCTGGTGCCGTTGTCCGACATCCTGATCAGCGGCGTGGCCGGCGACGAAGCCATCTTCCAGGTGGTGACCTTGCCGTTCCTGTGCCGTAATCTGGAAGAGGCGCGCCTCCTCAACGACATCGCCCGGCCCTACTTCGATAAGGTGGCCGAAAAATGGAAACAAAAAATCCTGTTTGTTTCGCCATGGCCCGGCGCCGGCTTATGGACCACCAAGAAGGTGCAGAGCGTCGACGATATGAAGGGGCTCAAGACGCGCACCTACGACAAAAACGGCGCCCTGGTGGTCGAGGCCACCGGCGGCACGCCCTATGCGCTGCCCTTCAGCGAGGTCTATTCTTCATTGGCCACCGGCCTGATCGATTCGGTCATCACGTCGACCCCCACGGCCGTGGATGCCAAATTCTGGGAAGTTCTCAAATTCTATGAGCCCCTGAACATCACCATCGCCGTGGACATGATCAACGTGAACCTCAAGGCCTTCAACAAGCTGGACGAGAAGAGCCGCAAGGCCGTGCTGGCCGTGGCCAAGGAGATGGAAGCGTCGGTCTGGGCGCAAGTGGCGGCGTTGGACAAGGAAAAAGAGAGCCTTTGCAACAGCAACGGCATCGAAACCGTGCCGCCTTCGGATGAGTTGATGAATGCGCTGACCGACGTCACCAAGGGCATCCGCGAGGACTATTTGAAGAGCGCACCGCCGGAAGCACGCGAGATCGTGGCGGCCTTTCTGAAAAAGGTCGGCCGTTAGAGAGGCTTCCCCCGGGTCTATTTAACACCTGTCCTTAATGCATGTTGAACGATGTAGAAGATTGCCGGCGGTCAAGCGCCTTGTCCGCCGGCAATCTGTTCTATTGGGCGTTGCGGATCGATCCGACCGGGACGACACCAGGGAGTTTTCATGAACGCATTTTTCAAATGGCTGGTCCGCGCTTTCGACCGGCTTTCCGCAGTCGGCGGGGTCCTTTCGGGCATCATGATGTGCCTGGGCGTGGTGATGATCACGTGTGAGATCCTGTTGCGCAGCTTGTTCAGCAAAACCCTTTACGTCACCGAGGAGTATGCGGGCTACCTGATGGCCATGCTCACCTTTTGCGCCCTTGGGTTCACCCTGCGCGAGCGCGGCCACATCCGCATGACCTTTCTGCACCGCGCGGTGACCGGAAGGGCGCGGATCTATCTGGACATGGCCTGCTATCTGATCGCCTTCGGGTTCTGCCTGATCCTGACGTACTACACCTGGATTTTCTTCTGGGATTCGGTGGTCTCCGGATCGCGCTCCATGCAGATTTCCCAGACCTATCTCGCCATCCCCCAGGCGTTTTTACCGCTCGGGGCATTGATATTCACCTTGCAGTTCGTGGGCGAGTTTCTCAGAAGCATCCTGATGCTGCGCGGCGATACCACGGGCATCGTATTGAGAGAAGATCTCGGCGACCTGGGGCGTTAGACGGGCCTCGGGTGGCGGCGATAAATAAGGAGCGCTGTTTTGGATCTGGCAACGGTTTCTTTGACTTTATTCATCCTGCTGGTGGTTTTTCTCGGCGGCACGGTCTGGATCGGCATTTCGCTTTTCCTGATCGGCATGGGCGGTCTGGTGCTGTTTACCGATGTGCCTTTCGGGCTGATTTTGAGCAACACGGTGTGGAACAACACCAGCGGATCGGCCATGCTTGCACTGCCCATGTTCGTCTGGATGGGCGAAATCCTGTTCCGCAGCCGTATTTCCCAGAACTTGTTCAACGGGCTGGCGCCGTGGATGGATGCCATCCCCGGCCGGTTGCTGCATGTCAATATCATCGCCTGCACCTTTTTCGCGGCGGTCAGCGGGTCGTCGGCGGCCACCACGGCCACGGTCGGCCAGATTACGGTACCCGAGTTGAGGAGCCGCGGTTACAACGGCCCGCTTGCGGTCGGCTCCCTGGCCGGGGCCGGCACCCTGGGGTTTTTGATCCCGCCGAGCATGATGATGCTGGTCTACGGGATCATCGGGGATGTGAGCATCGGAAAATTGTTCATCGCCGGCATCATACCGGGCATCTTGATCGCCGGGCTGTTCAGCAGTTATATCATGATCCGTTGCCTGCTGAACAAGCGGCTGGCGCCGGCCGCCGCCGATCGCTACAGCTGGAAGCGTCGCCTGCTGGGGCTCAAGGAGATCGCCCCGGTCGCGTTGCTGATCCTGGTGGTGCTGGGTAGCCTCTACCAGGGCTGGGCCACGCCCACCGAGGCCGGGGTCGTGGGCGTCGTGGGGGCCTTCTTTTTCGCCTTGCTGACGCGCAGCATGAACCGGCAGGTGTTTGTCGACAGTCTCACCGGCGCAGTCCGCACCAGCTGCATGATCATGATGATCGTCATGGGCGCGGGCTATCTTTCCGTGGCCATCGGCTACCTGGGCATCACCCGCGAACTGACCATGTTCGTTACCCAGCTGGGATTGTCGGCCTACATGCTGGTACTGATCCTGACCCTGCTC from Desulfatitalea tepidiphila carries:
- a CDS encoding TRAP transporter substrate-binding protein, with the protein product MKKRILSCLVFAMILCFSATSLQAKTKWNANSVWPPNNHQTIALETFAKKVKEMTGGELEIVVLSGGALGYKGPELLKTVRDGLVPLSDILISGVAGDEAIFQVVTLPFLCRNLEEARLLNDIARPYFDKVAEKWKQKILFVSPWPGAGLWTTKKVQSVDDMKGLKTRTYDKNGALVVEATGGTPYALPFSEVYSSLATGLIDSVITSTPTAVDAKFWEVLKFYEPLNITIAVDMINVNLKAFNKLDEKSRKAVLAVAKEMEASVWAQVAALDKEKESLCNSNGIETVPPSDELMNALTDVTKGIREDYLKSAPPEAREIVAAFLKKVGR
- a CDS encoding TRAP transporter small permease subunit; translation: MNAFFKWLVRAFDRLSAVGGVLSGIMMCLGVVMITCEILLRSLFSKTLYVTEEYAGYLMAMLTFCALGFTLRERGHIRMTFLHRAVTGRARIYLDMACYLIAFGFCLILTYYTWIFFWDSVVSGSRSMQISQTYLAIPQAFLPLGALIFTLQFVGEFLRSILMLRGDTTGIVLREDLGDLGR
- a CDS encoding TRAP transporter large permease: MDLATVSLTLFILLVVFLGGTVWIGISLFLIGMGGLVLFTDVPFGLILSNTVWNNTSGSAMLALPMFVWMGEILFRSRISQNLFNGLAPWMDAIPGRLLHVNIIACTFFAAVSGSSAATTATVGQITVPELRSRGYNGPLAVGSLAGAGTLGFLIPPSMMMLVYGIIGDVSIGKLFIAGIIPGILIAGLFSSYIMIRCLLNKRLAPAAADRYSWKRRLLGLKEIAPVALLILVVLGSLYQGWATPTEAGVVGVVGAFFFALLTRSMNRQVFVDSLTGAVRTSCMIMMIVMGAGYLSVAIGYLGITRELTMFVTQLGLSAYMLVLILTLLYLVLGCLLDGFSMIVMTTPIVLPLIQVVGFDPIWFGIYLVLMIELAQITPPVGFNLFVISGLTAEDILTIAKAAFPFFMLMCMTTAMVTLFPKIVLVLPEMMK